The Candidatus Methylomirabilota bacterium genome includes a region encoding these proteins:
- a CDS encoding DUF1326 domain-containing protein — MATKQPVTRWSLKGEGYEFCNCDFGCGCNFGGFPNSEDGSCRAFVGARIAEGACGEVNLSGVKYAGIYAWPKAIHEGNGKAVFIVDAATRDKQVAALREIFTGTLGGMPFEVLGPTYQVVGLVKAKITITGKGRKSTFRAEGVGEGRGDTFKNPVTGAEHLADVHLPKGFIWKKGECGQGSFQAAAEGLSVAADKSNWIYYQFRWSNR, encoded by the coding sequence ATGGCGACAAAGCAACCGGTCACCCGTTGGTCGTTGAAGGGTGAGGGCTACGAGTTCTGCAATTGCGACTTTGGCTGCGGGTGCAACTTCGGCGGGTTTCCGAACTCCGAGGACGGGAGCTGTCGGGCGTTCGTCGGGGCACGCATCGCCGAGGGCGCGTGCGGCGAGGTGAATCTCTCGGGGGTGAAGTACGCCGGCATCTACGCCTGGCCGAAGGCCATTCACGAGGGGAACGGCAAGGCCGTGTTCATCGTGGACGCGGCGACCCGGGACAAGCAGGTGGCGGCCCTGAGGGAGATCTTCACCGGCACGCTCGGCGGCATGCCGTTCGAGGTCCTGGGTCCGACCTACCAGGTGGTGGGGCTCGTGAAGGCCAAGATCACGATCACCGGCAAGGGACGCAAGAGCACCTTCCGGGCTGAGGGCGTGGGCGAGGGCCGGGGCGACACCTTCAAGAATCCCGTGACCGGGGCCGAGCACCTGGCGGACGTCCATCTCCCGAAGGGCTTCATCTGGAAGAAGGGCGAGTGCGGTCAGGGGTCCTTCCAGGCCGCCGCCGAGGGCCTGTCGGTGGCGGCCGACAAGAGCAACTGGATCTACTACCAGTTCAGGTGGTCGAACAGGTAG